From Acidimicrobiia bacterium, the proteins below share one genomic window:
- a CDS encoding aminotransferase class III-fold pyridoxal phosphate-dependent enzyme: MNSLVQRHEKVYAPVITWDSDLEIVSGDGAWVTDVEGEKYLDFACGISVVNSGHNHPAVVAAAKDQLDKVWHAGGAFRYDSLVTAAEKVLEITPPSIDRLFFMNSGAEAVEAGIKLARKTTGRQGVVVFRGGFHGRTMGSVTYTTSKAKYREGYHPLVPSVFVTPFPHPFGWGMTEDEATDYAIRELDMKFAHEVTPKEVAAFLIEPVQGEGGYYPAPVRFMKHLAELAKEHGILLVFDEIQTGFGRTAKWFASEHFGVEPDVLLMGKAIANGLPLSAIGARSEIFDRWTPGSHGTTFGGNPVACAAAAANMDVLAGLIPKTPALSKRAFARFNEMKKRHRTIGDVRGLGLMIGVELVKPGTNTPDPDAFPFLAKHTREHGLLILDCGPNGNVIRFIPPLCVTAAELDQGIDIIDAALTAYEG, translated from the coding sequence ATGAACAGCCTCGTCCAGCGCCATGAGAAGGTCTATGCCCCCGTAATCACCTGGGACTCCGACCTGGAGATCGTCTCCGGAGACGGCGCGTGGGTGACCGACGTCGAAGGTGAGAAGTATCTCGACTTCGCCTGCGGCATCTCCGTCGTCAACTCCGGCCACAACCACCCCGCGGTGGTCGCCGCCGCCAAGGACCAACTCGACAAGGTGTGGCACGCGGGCGGGGCGTTCCGCTACGACTCGCTGGTGACGGCGGCCGAGAAGGTGCTCGAGATCACCCCTCCTTCGATCGACCGGCTGTTCTTCATGAACTCCGGGGCCGAGGCGGTGGAAGCCGGCATCAAGCTCGCCCGCAAGACCACCGGCCGCCAGGGGGTGGTGGTGTTCCGCGGCGGATTCCACGGACGCACCATGGGCTCCGTCACCTACACGACCTCGAAGGCGAAGTACCGCGAGGGATACCACCCGCTGGTGCCATCGGTGTTCGTGACCCCGTTTCCCCATCCCTTTGGCTGGGGGATGACCGAAGACGAGGCCACCGACTACGCCATCCGTGAACTGGACATGAAGTTCGCCCACGAGGTGACCCCCAAGGAGGTGGCGGCGTTCCTCATCGAACCGGTGCAGGGTGAGGGCGGCTACTACCCGGCCCCGGTGCGCTTCATGAAGCATCTCGCCGAGCTGGCGAAGGAGCATGGAATCCTCCTCGTCTTCGACGAGATCCAGACCGGTTTCGGGAGAACCGCCAAATGGTTCGCGTCGGAGCACTTCGGCGTAGAGCCGGACGTGCTGCTGATGGGCAAAGCGATCGCCAACGGACTGCCGCTGTCGGCCATCGGTGCCCGGAGCGAGATCTTCGATAGATGGACGCCCGGCTCGCACGGCACCACGTTCGGAGGCAATCCGGTGGCGTGCGCCGCCGCCGCCGCCAACATGGATGTGCTCGCCGGGCTCATCCCGAAGACGCCGGCGCTTTCCAAGCGCGCCTTCGCTCGATTCAACGAGATGAAGAAGCGGCATCGCACCATCGGCGACGTCCGTGGACTCGGCCTGATGATCGGCGTCGAGCTGGTGAAGCCCGGCACCAATACCCCGGACCCGGACGCGTTCCCGTTCCTCGCCAAGCACACCAGGGAGCACGGCCTGCTGATCCTGGACTGCGGACCCAACGGCAACGTGATTCGGTTCATCCCGCCCCTGTGCGTGACGGCGGCCGAACTCGACCAGGGAATCGACATCATCGACGCTGCACTGACCGCCTACGAGGGCTGA
- a CDS encoding inositol monophosphatase family protein, whose product MDDLQLARAAAVAAARIISEAGTRVADFKGAVDPVTAADREAEAAITAIIQRERPDDGFLAEEGSAAATEVGRIWVIDPLDGTVNFLHGVPQVAVSIALEIDGQAAVGVIRDVYRDEEFWAVRGAGAFLDGAPIAVSTTAPIGAALVSTGFAYDRQERADDYTRMVNAVLRVAQGLRRMGSVAMDLAWVACGRYDGHWEIRLAPWDVSAGLLLIQEAGGTTTSSDGGPATHHDLVATNGLIHEELRSAVRASLQSPVPSPQPEPPK is encoded by the coding sequence ATGGACGACCTCCAACTGGCCCGTGCCGCGGCGGTGGCAGCCGCCCGAATCATTTCCGAGGCTGGTACCCGGGTTGCCGACTTCAAGGGAGCCGTCGACCCCGTAACCGCGGCCGACCGGGAAGCCGAGGCGGCGATCACGGCGATCATCCAGCGGGAACGCCCCGACGATGGGTTCCTTGCCGAGGAGGGTTCCGCCGCCGCCACGGAGGTGGGGCGCATCTGGGTGATCGACCCGTTGGACGGTACCGTCAACTTTCTCCACGGGGTTCCTCAGGTGGCGGTCTCGATCGCCCTCGAGATCGACGGTCAGGCGGCAGTGGGCGTCATCCGCGACGTGTACCGCGACGAGGAGTTCTGGGCGGTGCGCGGCGCGGGAGCGTTCCTTGACGGGGCACCCATCGCCGTCTCGACGACGGCCCCCATCGGCGCCGCTCTCGTGTCGACCGGCTTTGCCTACGACCGGCAGGAACGCGCCGACGACTACACCCGAATGGTCAACGCCGTCCTCCGGGTCGCCCAAGGTCTCCGTCGGATGGGCTCGGTGGCGATGGACCTCGCCTGGGTCGCGTGTGGACGTTACGACGGCCACTGGGAGATCCGACTTGCGCCCTGGGATGTCTCCGCCGGTTTGTTGTTGATCCAAGAGGCCGGCGGCACCACCACCTCCTCGGATGGCGGACCCGCCACCCACCACGACCTGGTGGCAACCAACGGTTTGATCCACGAGGAGTTGAGGAGCGCCGTGCGAGCCAGTCTCCAGTCTCCAGTCCCCAGTCCCCAGCCAGAGCCCCCCAAGTAG
- a CDS encoding carbamate kinase, whose product MQPGASPPAGGGPPVVAFGGNALLPDARDPDAAAAQAGAFAEAMLTLLSDDSGLVLVHGNGPQVGALLLQNEAGRNEVPASALDVLVAETQGSIGYLLSRSLHNALRARAIQVVTVVTQVVVDPADPAMANPTKPVGPFYPETDRADLVAERGWQVVTVAGKGVRRLVPSPLPIDVIEIDAISAAAAAGRLVVAGGGGGIPVARADGGELVGVEAVIDKDRTAALVAIRLDARSFIILTEVPHASVGFGTSDEAPILEMSIDRAQELLDEGEFPPGSMGPKVESAIAYARATGRPALITNVESLADALEGRNGTLVL is encoded by the coding sequence ATGCAGCCAGGTGCTTCCCCACCGGCCGGGGGCGGGCCACCGGTCGTTGCCTTCGGTGGCAACGCATTGCTACCAGACGCCCGCGACCCGGATGCTGCCGCCGCCCAGGCCGGTGCCTTCGCGGAGGCGATGCTGACGCTGCTGTCCGACGACTCAGGGTTGGTGCTGGTTCATGGCAATGGCCCCCAGGTGGGGGCGCTGCTCCTGCAGAACGAGGCGGGCCGCAACGAAGTACCGGCGTCCGCGCTTGACGTGCTCGTGGCGGAGACACAGGGAAGCATCGGGTACCTCCTCTCGCGGTCACTCCACAACGCCCTCCGTGCCCGGGCGATCCAGGTCGTCACGGTGGTGACCCAGGTGGTGGTTGACCCGGCGGACCCGGCAATGGCCAACCCGACCAAGCCCGTTGGCCCGTTCTACCCGGAGACCGATCGTGCCGACCTGGTCGCGGAGCGCGGGTGGCAAGTGGTGACGGTCGCCGGGAAGGGCGTCCGCCGGCTGGTGCCGTCGCCCCTGCCGATCGATGTGATCGAGATCGATGCGATCTCGGCAGCCGCCGCCGCCGGGCGGCTCGTGGTCGCCGGCGGTGGCGGCGGGATCCCGGTGGCTCGGGCGGACGGCGGAGAGTTGGTCGGAGTCGAAGCCGTGATCGACAAGGATCGGACCGCAGCCCTCGTCGCCATTCGTCTCGACGCTCGCAGCTTCATCATCCTCACCGAAGTACCCCACGCCTCCGTCGGATTCGGGACCAGCGACGAGGCGCCGATACTCGAGATGAGCATCGATCGAGCCCAGGAGCTGTTGGACGAGGGTGAATTCCCGCCTGGGTCGATGGGCCCGAAGGTCGAGTCAGCCATTGCATACGCTCGTGCCACCGGCCGCCCCGCCCTCATCACCAACGTGGAATCGCTGGCAGACGCACTGGAAGGCCGTAACGGAACGCTGGTTCTGTAG
- a CDS encoding Rdx family protein: MDLSIEYCAVUGYRDRAVRMVDQLLEEFEHDIENFTLIPSRGGVFEVTVDGDLIYSKKATGEHADYEDVAPQIRSRK, from the coding sequence ATGGACCTTTCGATCGAGTACTGCGCCGTTTGAGGCTATCGGGACCGTGCCGTGCGCATGGTTGACCAACTGCTCGAGGAGTTCGAGCATGACATCGAGAACTTCACGCTCATCCCTTCCCGCGGAGGGGTCTTCGAGGTGACCGTCGACGGTGACCTGATCTACAGCAAGAAGGCGACCGGCGAGCACGCCGACTACGAGGACGTCGCTCCGCAGATTCGGTCGCGTAAGTGA
- the lnt gene encoding apolipoprotein N-acyltransferase: MIQIAAVLLSALLMWASFPPLDWGFLVFVAPAPFLWALRRVSTARQAGWLGFLFGVAFFGPMLVWIFVLGAVAWIPLSILMGLWAAGFGLVMYLARTWSPWRWWLMAVGGWALWEFLKERLPLGGFPWGSAGHPIGTLAWPRGAAQWVGASGWAVIVVGVAAGIVLMIGEERDRRPLELSAAVVVVLSLLGAVFVPDANGIPVDVAIVQGNSPCPRVHCENEKVRIYTSHMSLSNLIEPGSVDLVVWGEDSFGGEVNPTFNENVRLDMGAQAQRIGAYLIAGGTRPGEPGTFENYNVVFDPNGEIVGEYLKRHGVPFGEYVPFRKLLQFIPQLGAVPNDLAPGDGPVVFPISVDEGTGVFGSVISFEGAFARTIRSEVRAGAQMVVVATNEGSYGRGAASDQLIGMVRMSAASLGIDIVHSAVTGRSTLIRADGSVTRRTDLFEEDLLRGRVNLQTSRRTVYAVAGDWLQILAILSATGILATTIGGGRSRDFKIRPQRR; the protein is encoded by the coding sequence ATGATCCAGATCGCCGCGGTACTGCTCTCGGCGCTCCTCATGTGGGCGTCCTTCCCGCCGCTCGACTGGGGCTTCCTCGTCTTTGTGGCACCGGCGCCCTTTCTATGGGCACTGCGCCGGGTGTCCACCGCCCGACAGGCGGGATGGCTGGGCTTCTTGTTCGGGGTGGCGTTCTTTGGACCCATGCTGGTGTGGATTTTCGTTCTCGGAGCAGTCGCCTGGATCCCGTTGTCGATTCTGATGGGCCTGTGGGCAGCGGGATTCGGCCTCGTCATGTATCTCGCCCGCACGTGGTCTCCGTGGCGCTGGTGGTTGATGGCCGTCGGGGGATGGGCCTTGTGGGAGTTTCTCAAGGAGCGCCTCCCGCTCGGGGGATTCCCGTGGGGCTCAGCGGGCCACCCCATCGGAACTCTGGCCTGGCCGCGCGGCGCCGCCCAGTGGGTGGGGGCGAGCGGGTGGGCCGTGATCGTCGTGGGGGTGGCCGCGGGGATCGTGCTCATGATCGGCGAGGAACGAGACCGCCGTCCGCTGGAGCTGTCGGCCGCGGTCGTGGTGGTGCTGTCCCTCCTCGGCGCCGTCTTTGTGCCCGACGCCAACGGCATCCCCGTCGATGTCGCCATCGTCCAAGGGAATTCGCCGTGTCCCCGGGTTCACTGCGAGAACGAGAAGGTGCGCATCTACACCAGCCACATGTCCCTCTCCAACTTGATCGAGCCGGGGTCGGTGGACCTCGTCGTATGGGGGGAAGACTCCTTCGGCGGCGAGGTCAACCCGACATTCAACGAGAACGTGCGACTCGACATGGGAGCTCAGGCCCAGCGGATCGGCGCCTACCTGATCGCCGGCGGCACCCGGCCGGGGGAGCCGGGAACCTTCGAGAACTACAACGTCGTCTTCGACCCCAACGGCGAGATCGTCGGCGAATATCTCAAGCGACACGGGGTGCCCTTCGGTGAGTACGTGCCGTTTCGGAAGCTGCTTCAGTTCATACCGCAGCTCGGCGCGGTTCCCAACGACCTCGCCCCGGGCGACGGCCCGGTGGTCTTCCCGATCTCGGTGGACGAAGGCACCGGGGTGTTCGGCTCGGTGATCTCGTTCGAAGGGGCCTTTGCTCGAACCATCCGCAGCGAGGTGCGGGCGGGAGCACAGATGGTCGTCGTCGCCACCAATGAGGGCTCATACGGGCGAGGGGCGGCCTCGGACCAGTTGATCGGCATGGTGCGGATGTCGGCGGCGTCCCTCGGCATCGACATCGTCCACTCGGCGGTCACCGGACGCTCCACTCTGATCCGGGCAGACGGCTCGGTTACCCGGCGCACCGATCTCTTCGAGGAGGACCTGTTGCGGGGCCGGGTGAACCTGCAGACCTCGCGCCGCACCGTCTATGCCGTCGCCGGTGACTGGCTGCAGATCCTCGCCATCCTCTCCGCCACTGGCATCCTCGCCACGACAATCGGAGGCGGCCGCTCCCGAGACTTCAAGATCAGGCCGCAGAGGAGATAG
- a CDS encoding PPOX class F420-dependent oxidoreductase, protein MKNKAKVELPTRLKDILDGPTFAHLVTLDPDGSPQASAMWVMRDGDHIVFNTAEGRRKWRNMQVDPRVAISISVPDEPYANYSIQGQVIEMRTSDGVDVIDALAQKYLGVEKYEWLQPGDVRVTIIVEPTRIASNG, encoded by the coding sequence ATGAAGAACAAGGCAAAGGTGGAACTCCCGACGCGACTCAAGGACATTCTGGATGGGCCGACCTTCGCCCATCTGGTGACGCTGGACCCCGACGGATCGCCCCAGGCGAGCGCGATGTGGGTGATGCGCGACGGCGACCACATCGTGTTCAACACGGCCGAGGGTCGTCGCAAGTGGCGGAACATGCAGGTGGATCCGCGGGTGGCGATCTCCATCAGTGTGCCGGACGAGCCGTATGCGAACTACTCGATCCAGGGACAGGTCATCGAGATGAGGACCTCCGACGGTGTGGACGTCATAGACGCGCTCGCTCAGAAGTATCTCGGGGTCGAAAAGTACGAGTGGCTCCAGCCGGGCGACGTCCGGGTCACCATCATCGTCGAGCCCACGAGGATCGCGTCGAACGGCTGA
- a CDS encoding amidohydrolase, with translation MRHLLIAERVRDAARVLGNALLVDNGRIVEVGDAARLRSPDHLEVAYPGATIVPGMVDAHLHPIGYAASLNRPVLKDARDLDDVADILRTAAGSQSPGSAMVALRLDDESLAEGRLPDRHFLDRVMGDRPSLVVRYCGHIAVANSAALALAGIDDSTPNPPRGSIDRDELGRPTGVLRETAVEPVAMVLGSIAPEVTPDDMVDAAVALASLGLTGIGAIVDHEAGCWAGAGSELDLLIEAAERIPIAMEVFVIAQTPADLESAARRLAGLRGRVRFAGFKMFSDGSLGGHTAAMHEGFTDDPKQRGTDRLDPEWAREMATAALALEGRVALHAIGDLANERALNLMEHLIAHGADPTRLRIEHASVLTERDIRRFGSLGVTASVQPAFMPSETGWLEKRVGPDRLRRTYPFRSLAEAGAPLAGGSDSPVETPDPLWGVAAARDRSGIVPEEGLGPEAAFSLFTSGAAAATGTSSSLEPGTAANLTVLTNDPVETTPDEVRRARVVATWVDGSIVEVPAGTVAWRG, from the coding sequence ATGCGCCACCTGCTGATCGCCGAAAGGGTGCGCGACGCGGCGCGGGTGCTGGGGAACGCGCTGTTGGTGGACAACGGGCGCATCGTGGAGGTGGGGGACGCCGCCCGGCTCCGCTCACCTGACCACCTCGAAGTGGCCTATCCCGGGGCGACGATCGTGCCGGGGATGGTCGACGCTCATCTGCACCCGATCGGGTACGCCGCATCGCTGAACCGCCCGGTGCTGAAGGATGCCCGCGACCTCGACGACGTCGCCGACATCTTGCGGACAGCTGCCGGAAGCCAGTCGCCGGGGTCGGCCATGGTCGCCCTCCGGCTCGACGACGAGTCACTCGCCGAAGGTCGCCTGCCGGATCGCCACTTCCTCGATCGGGTCATGGGCGACCGGCCCAGCCTGGTGGTCCGCTATTGCGGGCACATCGCGGTGGCGAATTCCGCCGCCCTCGCTCTGGCGGGGATCGACGATTCCACCCCCAACCCTCCCCGCGGCTCGATCGACCGGGACGAACTGGGGCGGCCCACCGGCGTCCTTCGCGAAACGGCGGTCGAGCCGGTGGCCATGGTCCTCGGTTCGATCGCCCCCGAGGTCACTCCGGATGACATGGTCGACGCTGCCGTAGCACTGGCCTCGCTCGGGCTGACCGGGATCGGCGCCATCGTCGATCACGAGGCGGGATGCTGGGCCGGAGCCGGGTCGGAACTGGATCTGCTGATCGAGGCGGCGGAACGAATCCCCATCGCCATGGAAGTGTTCGTGATCGCCCAGACGCCCGCCGACCTCGAATCGGCCGCCCGACGCCTTGCGGGCCTCCGAGGCCGGGTGCGGTTCGCCGGCTTCAAGATGTTCTCGGATGGAAGCCTGGGTGGGCACACCGCGGCAATGCATGAGGGCTTCACCGACGATCCTAAGCAGCGGGGCACCGATCGACTCGACCCGGAGTGGGCCCGGGAGATGGCCACCGCCGCCCTCGCCCTCGAGGGCCGGGTGGCATTGCACGCCATCGGCGACCTCGCCAACGAGCGGGCGCTGAACCTGATGGAGCATCTGATCGCGCACGGGGCGGATCCGACCCGGTTACGGATCGAACACGCCTCGGTGCTGACCGAGCGGGACATCCGCCGCTTCGGGTCGCTCGGGGTCACCGCCTCGGTGCAGCCGGCCTTCATGCCGTCCGAGACCGGCTGGTTGGAGAAGCGCGTCGGGCCCGATCGCCTGCGCCGCACCTACCCGTTCCGGTCCCTGGCGGAGGCGGGGGCCCCGCTCGCCGGCGGCTCGGACTCCCCGGTGGAGACCCCGGATCCGCTGTGGGGGGTCGCCGCCGCCCGTGACCGCAGCGGCATCGTGCCCGAGGAAGGATTGGGCCCGGAGGCCGCGTTCAGTCTTTTCACCTCGGGGGCAGCGGCCGCCACCGGCACCTCCTCGTCTCTAGAGCCGGGAACCGCCGCCAACCTGACGGTGTTGACAAATGACCCGGTGGAGACAACCCCTGACGAGGTGCGGCGAGCGAGGGTCGTCGCCACCTGGGTCGACGGATCGATCGTCGAGGTACCGGCCGGGACAGTGGCCTGGAGGGGTTGA
- a CDS encoding MaoC family dehydratase codes for MTLAERLGARVGEDLGVGEWMEITQDRVDRFADLTEDHQWIHQAGERAAAGPFGGPIAHGFLTLSLLTPLSGPVTRSLTEGSRMVINYGFDRVRFVSPVPVGGRIRARGRLAEVTPVDGGAQAKTDLTIEVEGTDRPAVVAEHLIRVYE; via the coding sequence GTGACCCTCGCCGAGCGACTGGGCGCCCGCGTCGGAGAAGACCTCGGGGTCGGTGAGTGGATGGAGATCACCCAGGATCGGGTGGACCGGTTCGCCGACCTCACCGAGGATCATCAGTGGATCCACCAGGCGGGGGAGCGCGCCGCCGCAGGCCCTTTCGGCGGCCCGATCGCCCACGGGTTTTTGACGCTCTCCCTGCTCACCCCACTGTCGGGCCCGGTCACCCGGAGCCTCACCGAAGGCTCCCGCATGGTCATCAACTACGGATTCGACCGGGTGCGCTTTGTCTCCCCGGTGCCGGTGGGTGGCCGGATCCGGGCACGAGGAAGGCTCGCCGAGGTCACCCCGGTCGACGGCGGCGCCCAGGCCAAGACCGATCTCACCATCGAAGTCGAAGGCACCGACCGCCCCGCAGTAGTGGCGGAGCATTTGATTCGCGTATACGAGTAG